One Ranitomeya variabilis isolate aRanVar5 chromosome 4, aRanVar5.hap1, whole genome shotgun sequence genomic window, AGAGATATTTCAATTGGTCACTCTAATATCCGCACACAGATGCAGATATAACTATCATCAAATAATTTTTAAACAGTAACGTGCTGGTATCAGGTTAAAAATCTCCATCTAAAATTCAGTGTTAATACAATAAACTCTTTAGATTAATATGGATTTTCATTACTATCTCTGGCGCCTTTGTCTCCCGGAAATTCACTCTGCTTCCGCTGGATTCCGAAAGAAAATTACCCTCTCACCATCTACCACCATTAGCCTGGCTGGGTACGCCATTGAATAAATCACATTGGAACTTTTCAGGCATCTCTTAGTTGATATAAATGAAGCTCTCCGTTTCTGCAAATCAGCTGAAAAATCCGGAAACCACCCGGTGTGTCCTCTCCACCCCATATGCAGCAGAGAAGGTGGCTCCCAGAAATAGATCACGTATCCATTTTTCCACAAAGTCATAATTTCTTTGTAAGCACATTTCCATTTTATGTTCTGTCACTCGGATACGCTCTGGCCAGAGCACCATTTGGTCCTCCAGATTCGAGATTCTGTCCTCCACCTGTTGAACTTTCTTTCCCAGATTTGACATGTCATTGCGGAGGAGTCCCAAATCAGTTTTAACTTCTTCAATTTTCCCAGTCAGGGAAGCTGTGCTGCTTTGAATGGCAGTTAGCAGTTGTGCGGATTCCTGTTTCAGAGTGGGTTCTGAATCCATATCCTCTGGTTCTTGTGACATTGATGTCTCTCCTTGAGACAATTTATTTAAAGGTTTCTGAATTGTCATCAAATTCTTTCCCCTGGCGTAGCTCCTCAGCTTGACAGCTGCAGATTGTGATTTATTAGGACTCATAATGCTTTCCCCAAATTATGTATGCACTATGAGAATAAGTCTTATGACTGGTTATTCAGTATGAATTGATAGGATAGCGTTAGAGGTTCGGATATTAATAGTAAGAGGGTTACAAAGTCATGTTCCTACTCAATTTAGCAGCATAATTATGTGCAATGGGTGCAATTCTCAAACAAAACACTAGATGGCATCAGCGCCCTGCAGCCTGCAAGTGCATAGAGTTTTATCACACTGGCCAAGTGTCTCCAGCTTGCCCCAGGAAATCACTCCAAACAATGAGGGAAGGGGGAAGAGGGGAAGTTATTTACCTTCATTAGTCTGTAAACCCCCGTACTTCTGCTGCAGCTAGCCAGCTATCTTCCACAGCTGTCTCAGGATCTCCTGCCTGCCTCCTCCTCGTGTCTCTCCTCCAACTCCAATGTCTTCTCCACGTACCAGAGAAATCCCAAGATGGCCCCCACACCTCAGGTCAGTTCCTGCCACCAGCGGTCCCGCGTCTCCAGGGGATCAAGGCCTCAGCACCCAGCCCACAGGCGCTCTCCTCAGCCCCCTCGATGCCTTCAACTCATCCGGGAATCGACCTGCAGGTGAGTCACTGACCGTGCATAGCAGATGTCTGTCGACTCCGAGCGCATACAGCGAGCCGCTGCCTCAGCTCTGCATGTGTGCCGTTTTGCGGGACAAGTGCTAACTCAAATCCTTCCTGTCGGCTCCCTGGTGTCTCCTCCAGCCAAACTGAGACAATAACCTGCCGTTTACTAGGCAGGAACCCGATGTTTGTGAAAACGACGGGGAGAGCTCAGTGCTGCACGTCTGCTCTCTTCAGTGTCTTAGCCACGCCCCatctgagttatttttgatggtcaacaaaatatGATTTTCTAGTAATTTATTTTTCACACTCTACTGTAGGTATGATAATGGTTTCTCTCTGTGTGAGATTTTTGATGTTTAAAGGGgatatccactacttggacaaacccTTCTCACTGGAATGGAAAAGATTTATCCAGCTTCTACTCTACAATTCCAAGACATGTTTAAAGTTATGAAATCTTTATTTTTTCAAAGTTaaaatatatattctttttttctttcttggttGAAACATGCAGGGAAAATGTATTTAAAGATCATAGAAAACATAGGGAAAAGACTAGTAGAATTCCAAATGCTTTTTGAAAGCAAGTGCATTCTTAAACTTGGTTCACTATCTTCACTCTTTGGACACATCAAACAATAAGAGTAAGCCAGAGAGCAGCTGCAGCCTTGGCTTCCTTTTGATGTTAAATACATCTGAAGGCAGGAACAGTGAATCAATCAGCATGGGAAAACGGGAAAAAGGATTTTCACAGTGCTCACCAGAGGAGTATCACAGGACCACGGGTGCCAGGTTCAATGTCGCTGGAGTCCACTTGTAAATgcaggcaaaaaagaaaaaaagagcaccAGTTGATTTCCATAAAAAATCAAATGTTGTCTTATTTAATCCAGTAtttgtaaaaagttaaaaacatacatGTGGCCTGCAGGAACAGTGAAGCCAGTGCTTATTCCGCGCTGGGCTTGTgttatgtaacaacctcacatgagccccgggaACGTGACTGCTAAGACCCTTGAACAGCGCAGGCATGCAAAatgagtatgagtgtttttatttgaAAGAGGACAAACATGAGGGATGACAAAgtgttgtcctagtaatggacaacccctttaagaaatacaattttcagttaaaacatttccaacattcttaACATGAATCCTTTGTGATTTCTCTGATGTTAAAGAGTTGATTTTAgtgtaaaacatttcctacattatgaacatgaaaaagTCTTCCCCTGTGTGGATTTTTTGGTGTATAACAAAATTACATTTGTttttaaaacatttcctacattctggacaggaaaaaggcttctctcctgtgtgacttctctggtggtTAAACAAagctgatttctgattaaaacatttgccacattctgaacatgaaaaaggttttacAACTGTGTGGGTTCTCTAGTGCGTAACCAAAgccgatttctgtttaaaacatttcccacattctgaacaagaaaaaggcttctcccctgtgtgggttctctggtgtgtaaccaaAACTGAATTCTCGTTAAAACATTtgacacattctgaacatgaaaaaggtttcacccctgtgtgggttctctggtgcgtaaccaaagctgatttctgcttataacatttcccacattctggacaggaaaaaggcttctcccctgtgtgggttctctggtgcgtaaccaaagccgatttctgtttaaaacatttcccacattctgaacaagaaaaaggcttctcccctgtgtgggttctctggtgtgtaaccaaAACTGAATTCTCGTTAAAACATTtgacacattctgaacatgaaaaaggtttcacccctgtgtgggttctctggtgcgtaaccaaagctgatttctgcttataacatttcccacattctggacaggaaaaaggcttctcccctgtgtgggttctctggtgcgtaaccaaagtcgatttgtgtttaaaacatttctcacattctgaacaagaaaaaggcttctcccctgtgtggtttctctggtgcgtaaccaaaactgatttctgtttaaaacattccccacattctgaacaagaaaaaggcttctcccctgtgtggtttcTCTGGTGCTTAATCAAAACTGATTtcaagttaaaacatttcccacattctgaacaggaaaaaggcttctcccctgtgtgggttctctggtgtataacaaaattacatttctggttaaaacatttcccacattctgaacaagaaaaaggcttctcccctgtgtgggttctctggtgtgtaaccaaAACTGAATTCTcgttaaaacatttgccacattctgaacatgaaaaaggtttcacccctgtgtgggttctctggtgcgtaaccaaagctgatttctgcttataacatttcccacattctggacaggaaaaaggcttctcccctgtgtgacttctttggtgtataacaagatgggATTTatctttaaaacattttccacacttggaacaagaaaatcttttctccactgtgtgaatttttggatgtttaagaaaagacttttcgaTGGGAAAACTGTTTCcatattctggacatgaaaatggcttctttgatTTAGGAGTTTTTccgtttttaatgcttattttgtgactttgattttccttagctgTTGCCAATGAATCAGaacacaggacctgtttcaaaggatcagatgataaTTCTTTGCTGTGAAAGGATGAtgctatatctggagtaatggcattaacTTCAATTGTATCCAGTGGGATCTCAAAATCATCTGATCTAATAATTAAagatgtcagctgttcctctgatctcctggtacagtcatctgccaagatatAAACCAgttattatttttgaataaaatatcttgAATGACATTTACCATTTCTACTTCAACTGTCtctaaaaatggcaagttatgcaaAAACATTGAAttcttcaccaagacaatgacagctcacagtctaatagaaaatatcataggatgaaccagtggagcggtgttcaactgtttgttcattctgcctccaaaatatGGAACAAAAAGCCGCACAGAAACATTATGTTGACGAACCTAATACCAATAAAACTTTTATTCATctaacaaaaaacaagtccccgctcaggtccatcatctgtcagtggaaaaacaggaggtttccacattattagtggctcaaaggctcttaAAAATTAACATGGCTTCCTTAACCAATCCAGCAATAAccactctcccaaagtcaaatttccCCCTCACCTCTGAGCCTTTCAGTATGCCCAAACCAaatgtatttggcattactatagtgagaagaacccacttaatttaccgtgtgtgtgtctcctggagcacaatcaggGCACTATGTGTCGGGTAATGGCACATTTGCCATTTTTTTTCTCCTACATCCACTGTGTGCTAATTTCCAGAAATTGCCTATGGAATCAAAAATTGCCACTATTCCAATAGATTAGTTctctgagggttataatttccaaaatggagtctttTTATGGGGATTCCTACAGCTCTGATTTTCTGAAATtttctcatattagggcttctgcagatGGTGTGTCACATCTCTTCTAGGATCTGCCCCTATGATGTCAGCAGGCGTGTCCTTATTCATATGGCTGTCCGGGCTAGAAATGGAGTAGACGTTGGTACCAGAAGCTCTGGATCACAAAGGCTCGATTCAGCCACTAAGACAAGGGGGCCTGGGACAAGTAGTACCTtctagtctggcagtatgggtgtatGTGTTGTCCAGCTGAAGTAATCCACTCCCTTATACAGCCAATTGGTTAGCACCATATTCTATGAAAGCTCGAAGCATATTGAaggaagctgccagatacagccttgttcttctctggttcagtcctctattTTCAATCATGGCTTATGTATCGGTTTCCTGTTGTGATCCAGGCCTGTTTGCTGACTACTCTtatgtcttctgattttgtattttctctgccttactggttctgacccagctacctgactattgtTCTTCCCATTTCACACCACCGAACAGCAGGCAACACTGTGGGCCAAGCCAGGTGGGTCTctatgtaagtccagatccatgtagagGTGTTAAAGGGTAATGAGCAAGACAATCCCTGGGATCAGGAAGATGGAGTAGATAGCGCCAAGCCTGTTTGTGGTGGCCATCTTTTGAGCTGATAGGTGGCCACAAACACTGCTCctaatacattgtgtctgcaagcTATTCCAGTAAGATCTGgattcaaatagctaaatggcaCGCTTTCCCTTCTCAACCCTGAAATGTGCCCAGACAGTAATGTACAACTATATATAGGGAATTGTCAGATACAAGAGAAGTTGTAAAATAATGTGTGAGGTCGATCTGTTTGATATTACcctttgtgaaagtgaaaaaatttgggcttatattttgtgaagaattctaaaattatcaccacatgaagtgacacacgtcagatttgaaaaatggaccCTGATTAGAAACATAAAACTGGCTGCAGGAACTGGATATTTTGGGAACTAATTACTGTAGTCAAAatctgtgactatagacaataacacatctactgaaatgatcaaactcaacaaACTTCATTAGTAAAAAATGAGTGATCAGAGGTGAAACCTCTCTGGAGCAGTTACAGTATGGGGATTGGTGGTTCTTGGCAATCTAAATTATCataattttctgtcagatgagtttcaagaagaaatattagatagtcaaaggtaagagaagagaaagtattagtgctccccatttcaggagagattgtgcagtaatctgaattctttAGGATTTAAAACAAATTGaaatttatgacgtggagtgaatccatgaaaccaaggctcgagccatgccaacatcTTCTGCaggcataaataaatgtattttacagccatcagccatgtacagtttagagatatatcatgggacAAGTGTAATATTTTGTGTGTAGTTTATCATAATCCTCCTTGAAGTTAGTTGGTTTTAAAGAAATTGAAAAGTcatgataaagggaaactctgttgttattgtacagaaattcacacttggccgtgactgcacatttaatgttgttgctcattaaagcaaagtttggccagaaagactggacctggtcttgtagggaccatatgagaacACTCAGCAGCACAGAAGAGGAGAAGGtaaattcatccaataagatatcaggattCTAGGAATCcagcagcatcattaccctccgctttctcttacaggcccattataatatttttcttcaagtgattttcttacTTGTTAGCACATTCTACgttatttggctttgtagtttacagatctgggcaggtaatggTCAGTGACTACTAATCACAGGGGGGTAGGTGGATACTCCAGGttataagttctatagaaaaggattTAATTTCACAAAGCAATTTCAATATTTCCAAATAGAGCAGAATGTTGTGGTCTATAGGCAAAATGgggatcacacgattgtgatacgacAGAACAAACTATCGATAAATCAGCCACAgctggtgactgagaagaatctgtgacttctctgcatttagtagtttctactcacctgggtagtcatatgtgggaatctcctctttacaccgctcatcacccatcACATAGGTCTCTGCAGTATTAAtaggggtcagatcttcaccctgaaacaaatattgtaaaagtcacacacagatggagaagtcacatctatggtcagctctaatcctgccatctccaccgttctcattacacaagtataaaacatataatattgGTGGATAAAACAaagctgagcacaagaccttcacagccatctacacatcataggggagatctcatgacaccttctctccatctacctgatgatactgtggaacattgggatcttcttgtttacagtcctctggaagaagaggatggggacatctctctggtgttgtccacttactggatagatctgaagGAAACACATACAAGGGCTGAATTCAttgtttacatacagataattataggctgtgtgcatttagtcctgtctattacctggtgatgttagGGGTTGAGGAATCTCCATCATGATTTCCTTGTATACATCTTTGTGTccctctaaatactcccactcctccatggagaaatagacagcgacatcctgacaccttacaggaacctgacacatacaatgataccgtcatcccctgatcccttcatagcattactgtataatgttccAACATTCCCAGCagagtcacctctccagtcatcagctcaatcatcttgcaggcgagttctaggatcttctggtcattgatatcCTCATAAACCAGGGGGTTACACGGAGGCCTTAGGACTGGACTcatgggtcttccccatccctcagacacagggtcctgacagcactcactagaggtcttcttcactactgtgtaattctggttatggagagacacattaataaatttcactacagacatttccagagtcctcacctttccagttctgtccatctgttattctcatagataagaatgatgtaatgtgacttcatcagaatctctcacctctccagtaagccggaagaggatctctagggtgaggtgtaatatcctctcccccatcttgtctctgtccatatccattctTGATGGGTAATTCAGGAAAATTGTCTTATATAgatgatcttcactgagaggatctgatattgtaggaacctgaatgagaagatgagccgatgtaacatcataaaaatcctgtgaaataatacaattactggagataataagggaaacacatgAGGAGATAGAAcatgtagatgttgtattctctagtctttTATGGACTGGAACATAAGTTGAATTGCTGGCTAAGACATCTCCATGCTCCCAATGACTGGCTATGTTTCTTACTGCTTCAGCAactgattggctgtaggaatcacAAGTTCGTTGGGAATGACTAGGAAATACAGAGACTGGCGGGGGACCCAAGCAGCAatggtattttttattattttacaacatACGGCGTTCTTCACTGacgtctactaataaaacctatatatttaggccacagacaacaagcagtttcttcctcggagttggcagctgaatacgttcctcatagactcatcttccataacgctaattctcgtctcatttaccgacactggaatcagaattagcaatactgcaggagatattcattacacgtgacaggagaaataactacttcatgatgaggacgacatcttcatcttctactacggctctaggaaCATATTTGGCCAAAGTCCGTCACTTACTCCATCACCACCAGCCGTCTATATGACTGTTTCCCATCTTCCcctcactgtaatcttctatcacattacatctcatgtctgattcacacacagaagtttgaggcttttataaaagcttgtTTGTAAGAACAACAAGACAGGAGTTGTTTGACGTCAATATCTCCATGTACACAGTTTTATTTTCTCTTTATATTaggtttttttagattttttttgtagGCTTCTTTGTATTACATGAAAAATACCCTAAAAAATTGGGGA contains:
- the LOC143766617 gene encoding gastrula zinc finger protein XlCGF66.1-like, which produces MDMDRDKMGERILHLTLEILFRLTGENYTVVKKTSSECCQDPVSEGWGRPMSPVLRPPCNPLVYEDINDQKILELACKMIELMTGEVPVRCQDVAVYFSMEEWEYLEGHKDVYKEIMMEIPQPLTSPGNRQD